Proteins found in one Tamandua tetradactyla isolate mTamTet1 chromosome 1, mTamTet1.pri, whole genome shotgun sequence genomic segment:
- the RBBP8NL gene encoding RBBP8 N-terminal-like protein isoform X4, which yields MVTQELARKKQHEFENSHLQSLQHIFLLTNEVNGLKEENRSLREEVKRLRGLEDRPRPLSRGSVSDPPSPLLLPSPGSRKASTEKPTGGHEEAEDEPPSTGPRGEEKSSGYTTSPVARISPGAPRPEPRAPDMSPQHIANQLHGTIAVLRPGSRAGPADCRITDGTPPPPPRSSPPSPPYEHSLPLDSFLRASRPTAVTYAALRRSLQADRLCLLNRHLALHLRNPRSAATSRPSPWVQSLKAGEPEAWEGTAGLLDLVDMRDPRLEGTLHLLLAQQQRRARGERARPGSLHGPEETPLSPLAECPKSEVTGAALNTAALPGEQPPWPPALGSPRDLEASPGVQDSAPDKPLDLSDHGRTRDVPKPTSRPESLSPPAAHTGSPGSPQDAEAPAQSRPSSPRELSNNPKMARAAEPEQPLMPADPLPALPGHLPNLPSPGGMGNEARGRLKAHPRPQWPDADGHPGKEPSKAGVQTAELDELNELDSSDSEVAPSSEGSSMPGTPGAGRRCFCTQEHGQGLQQKRKRSLEPWGKASKKATRGRRRLQEAAATAEGPQSPRGVEDGSPSHRTGGWQQT from the exons ATGGTCACCCAGGAGCTGGCCAGGAAGAAGCAGCACGAGTTCGAGAACTCCCACCTCCAGAGCCTGCAGCACATCTTCCTCCTCA CCAACGAGGTGAACGGGCTGAAGGAGGAAAACAGGAGCTTGAGGGAGGAGGTGAAGCGGCTGCGGGGCCTGGA agACCGACCCAGGCCCCTGAGCAGGGGGAGCGTCTCGGATCCCCCCTCACCCCTGCTGCTCCCCTCCCCTGGCAGCCGGAAGGCCAGCACCGAGAAGCCGACAGGGGGCCACGAGGAAGCTGAGGATGAGCCCCCAAGCACAGGTCCACGGGGAGAAG AGAAGTCATCAGGGTATACGACATCTCCAGTCGCCAGAATCTCCCCGGGGGCCCCCAGGCCCGAGCCGCGGGCTCCGGACATG agCCCCCAGCACATTGCCAACCAGCTGCACGGGACCATCGCCGTGCTGCGGCCTGGGTCCCGGGCAGGCCCCGCTGACTGCCGCATTACCGATGGGACGCCCCCGCCACCCCCCAGGAGCAGTCCACCCAGCCCACCTTACGAGCACAGCCTCCCCCTGGACAG CTTCCTGCGCGCTTCCCGGCCCACTGCGGTGACCTACGCGGCACTGAGGCGCTCCCTCCAGGCCGACCGCCTGTGCCTCCTAAACCGGCACCTGGCCCTGCACCTCCGGAACCCCCGCAGTGCGGCCACCTCCCGCCCCAGCCCCTGGGTACAGAGCCTGAAGGCTGGGGAGCCGGAGGCCTGGGAGGGGACTGCCGGCCTGCTGGATCTGGTGGACATGCGCGACCCCCGGCTGGAGGGCACACTGCACCTGCTCCTGGCTCAGCAGCAGCGGCGGGCGCGGGGGGAACGGGCGAGGCCAGGGAGCCTGCATGGACCCGAGGAGACACCACTCTCCCCGCTGGCTGAGTGCCCCAAGAGCGAGGTGACCGGGGCAGCTCTGAATACAGCGGCCTTGCCTGGGGAACAGCCCCCATggcccccagccctgggcagCCCCAGGGACTTGGAGGCCAGCCCTGGGGTGCAGGACTCTGCCCCTGACAAACCCCTGGACCTCTCAGACCACGGCCGGACCCGGGACGTCCCCAAGCCCACCAGCCGGCCTGAGTCACTCAGCCCCCCAGCTGCCCACACAGGCAGCCCGGGGTCCCCACAGGATGCTGAGGCACCGGCCCAGTCCAGGCCCTCCAGCCCCCGTGAGCTCAGCAACAACCCCAAGATGGCCAGGGCGGCTGAGCCAGAGCAGCCCCTCATGCCCGCG GACCCCCTGCCTGCTCTCCCAGGGCATCTCCCCAACCTGCCCTCTCCAGGCGGAATGGGAAATGAGGCCAGAGGGAGGCTAAAGGCGCACCCTCGCCCCCAGTGGCCTGATGCCGATGGCCACCCAGGAAAAG AGCCCAGCAAGGCTGGCGTGCAGACGGCAGAGTTGGATGAGCTGAATGAATTGGACTCCTCTGACAGTGAG GTGGCCCCGAGTTCTGAGGGGAGCAGCATGCCGGGCACGCCAGGAGCAGGGCGCAGGTGCTTCTGCACCCAGGAGCATGGGCAGGGTCTGCAGCAGAAGCGGAAGCGGTCCTTGGAACCCTGGGGCAAAG CCTCCAAGAAGGCGACCCGAGGGAGAAGGAGACTGCAGGAGGCCGCTGCCACTGCTGAGGGGCCCCAGAGCCCGAGGGGCGTGGAGGACGGCAGCCCCTCGCACCGCACCGGGGGCTGGCAGCAGACCTAG
- the RBBP8NL gene encoding RBBP8 N-terminal-like protein isoform X1, which translates to MESFMESLNRLKDVHEKEVLGLQSKLLELNSERCRNAQRIEELFAKNHQLREQQKALKENVRVLENRLRAGLCDRCMVTQELARKKQHEFENSHLQSLQHIFLLTNEVNGLKEENRSLREEVKRLRGLEDRPRPLSRGSVSDPPSPLLLPSPGSRKASTEKPTGGHEEAEDEPPSTGPRGEEKSSGYTTSPVARISPGAPRPEPRAPDMSPQHIANQLHGTIAVLRPGSRAGPADCRITDGTPPPPPRSSPPSPPYEHSLPLDSFLRASRPTAVTYAALRRSLQADRLCLLNRHLALHLRNPRSAATSRPSPWVQSLKAGEPEAWEGTAGLLDLVDMRDPRLEGTLHLLLAQQQRRARGERARPGSLHGPEETPLSPLAECPKSEVTGAALNTAALPGEQPPWPPALGSPRDLEASPGVQDSAPDKPLDLSDHGRTRDVPKPTSRPESLSPPAAHTGSPGSPQDAEAPAQSRPSSPRELSNNPKMARAAEPEQPLMPADPLPALPGHLPNLPSPGGMGNEARGRLKAHPRPQWPDADGHPGKEPSKAGVQTAELDELNELDSSDSEVAPSSEGSSMPGTPGAGRRCFCTQEHGQGLQQKRKRSLEPWGKASKKATRGRRRLQEAAATAEGPQSPRGVEDGSPSHRTGGWQQT; encoded by the exons ATGGAGAGCTTCATGGAGTCACTGAACAGGCTGAAGGACGTCCATGAGAAAGAGGTTCTGG GCCTGCAGAGCAAGTTGCTGGAGCTGAACTCTGAGAGATGCCG GAACGCCCAGAGGATTGAGGAGCTCTTCGCCAAGAACCACCAGCTCCGGGAGCAGCAGAAGGCACTGAAGGAGAACGTGCGGGTGCTGGAGAACAG GCTGCGGGCTGGCCTGTGTGACCGCTGCATGGTCACCCAGGAGCTGGCCAGGAAGAAGCAGCACGAGTTCGAGAACTCCCACCTCCAGAGCCTGCAGCACATCTTCCTCCTCA CCAACGAGGTGAACGGGCTGAAGGAGGAAAACAGGAGCTTGAGGGAGGAGGTGAAGCGGCTGCGGGGCCTGGA agACCGACCCAGGCCCCTGAGCAGGGGGAGCGTCTCGGATCCCCCCTCACCCCTGCTGCTCCCCTCCCCTGGCAGCCGGAAGGCCAGCACCGAGAAGCCGACAGGGGGCCACGAGGAAGCTGAGGATGAGCCCCCAAGCACAGGTCCACGGGGAGAAG AGAAGTCATCAGGGTATACGACATCTCCAGTCGCCAGAATCTCCCCGGGGGCCCCCAGGCCCGAGCCGCGGGCTCCGGACATG agCCCCCAGCACATTGCCAACCAGCTGCACGGGACCATCGCCGTGCTGCGGCCTGGGTCCCGGGCAGGCCCCGCTGACTGCCGCATTACCGATGGGACGCCCCCGCCACCCCCCAGGAGCAGTCCACCCAGCCCACCTTACGAGCACAGCCTCCCCCTGGACAG CTTCCTGCGCGCTTCCCGGCCCACTGCGGTGACCTACGCGGCACTGAGGCGCTCCCTCCAGGCCGACCGCCTGTGCCTCCTAAACCGGCACCTGGCCCTGCACCTCCGGAACCCCCGCAGTGCGGCCACCTCCCGCCCCAGCCCCTGGGTACAGAGCCTGAAGGCTGGGGAGCCGGAGGCCTGGGAGGGGACTGCCGGCCTGCTGGATCTGGTGGACATGCGCGACCCCCGGCTGGAGGGCACACTGCACCTGCTCCTGGCTCAGCAGCAGCGGCGGGCGCGGGGGGAACGGGCGAGGCCAGGGAGCCTGCATGGACCCGAGGAGACACCACTCTCCCCGCTGGCTGAGTGCCCCAAGAGCGAGGTGACCGGGGCAGCTCTGAATACAGCGGCCTTGCCTGGGGAACAGCCCCCATggcccccagccctgggcagCCCCAGGGACTTGGAGGCCAGCCCTGGGGTGCAGGACTCTGCCCCTGACAAACCCCTGGACCTCTCAGACCACGGCCGGACCCGGGACGTCCCCAAGCCCACCAGCCGGCCTGAGTCACTCAGCCCCCCAGCTGCCCACACAGGCAGCCCGGGGTCCCCACAGGATGCTGAGGCACCGGCCCAGTCCAGGCCCTCCAGCCCCCGTGAGCTCAGCAACAACCCCAAGATGGCCAGGGCGGCTGAGCCAGAGCAGCCCCTCATGCCCGCG GACCCCCTGCCTGCTCTCCCAGGGCATCTCCCCAACCTGCCCTCTCCAGGCGGAATGGGAAATGAGGCCAGAGGGAGGCTAAAGGCGCACCCTCGCCCCCAGTGGCCTGATGCCGATGGCCACCCAGGAAAAG AGCCCAGCAAGGCTGGCGTGCAGACGGCAGAGTTGGATGAGCTGAATGAATTGGACTCCTCTGACAGTGAG GTGGCCCCGAGTTCTGAGGGGAGCAGCATGCCGGGCACGCCAGGAGCAGGGCGCAGGTGCTTCTGCACCCAGGAGCATGGGCAGGGTCTGCAGCAGAAGCGGAAGCGGTCCTTGGAACCCTGGGGCAAAG CCTCCAAGAAGGCGACCCGAGGGAGAAGGAGACTGCAGGAGGCCGCTGCCACTGCTGAGGGGCCCCAGAGCCCGAGGGGCGTGGAGGACGGCAGCCCCTCGCACCGCACCGGGGGCTGGCAGCAGACCTAG
- the RBBP8NL gene encoding RBBP8 N-terminal-like protein isoform X2 — MESFMESLNRLKDVHEKEVLGLQSKLLELNSERCRNAQRIEELFAKNHQLREQQKALKENVRVLENRLRAGLCDRCMVTQELARKKQHEFENSHLQSLQHIFLLTNEVNGLKEENRSLREEVKRLRGLEDRPRPLSRGSVSDPPSPLLLPSPGSRKASTEKPTGGHEEAEDEPPSTEKSSGYTTSPVARISPGAPRPEPRAPDMSPQHIANQLHGTIAVLRPGSRAGPADCRITDGTPPPPPRSSPPSPPYEHSLPLDSFLRASRPTAVTYAALRRSLQADRLCLLNRHLALHLRNPRSAATSRPSPWVQSLKAGEPEAWEGTAGLLDLVDMRDPRLEGTLHLLLAQQQRRARGERARPGSLHGPEETPLSPLAECPKSEVTGAALNTAALPGEQPPWPPALGSPRDLEASPGVQDSAPDKPLDLSDHGRTRDVPKPTSRPESLSPPAAHTGSPGSPQDAEAPAQSRPSSPRELSNNPKMARAAEPEQPLMPADPLPALPGHLPNLPSPGGMGNEARGRLKAHPRPQWPDADGHPGKEPSKAGVQTAELDELNELDSSDSEVAPSSEGSSMPGTPGAGRRCFCTQEHGQGLQQKRKRSLEPWGKASKKATRGRRRLQEAAATAEGPQSPRGVEDGSPSHRTGGWQQT, encoded by the exons ATGGAGAGCTTCATGGAGTCACTGAACAGGCTGAAGGACGTCCATGAGAAAGAGGTTCTGG GCCTGCAGAGCAAGTTGCTGGAGCTGAACTCTGAGAGATGCCG GAACGCCCAGAGGATTGAGGAGCTCTTCGCCAAGAACCACCAGCTCCGGGAGCAGCAGAAGGCACTGAAGGAGAACGTGCGGGTGCTGGAGAACAG GCTGCGGGCTGGCCTGTGTGACCGCTGCATGGTCACCCAGGAGCTGGCCAGGAAGAAGCAGCACGAGTTCGAGAACTCCCACCTCCAGAGCCTGCAGCACATCTTCCTCCTCA CCAACGAGGTGAACGGGCTGAAGGAGGAAAACAGGAGCTTGAGGGAGGAGGTGAAGCGGCTGCGGGGCCTGGA agACCGACCCAGGCCCCTGAGCAGGGGGAGCGTCTCGGATCCCCCCTCACCCCTGCTGCTCCCCTCCCCTGGCAGCCGGAAGGCCAGCACCGAGAAGCCGACAGGGGGCCACGAGGAAGCTGAGGATGAGCCCCCAAGCACAG AGAAGTCATCAGGGTATACGACATCTCCAGTCGCCAGAATCTCCCCGGGGGCCCCCAGGCCCGAGCCGCGGGCTCCGGACATG agCCCCCAGCACATTGCCAACCAGCTGCACGGGACCATCGCCGTGCTGCGGCCTGGGTCCCGGGCAGGCCCCGCTGACTGCCGCATTACCGATGGGACGCCCCCGCCACCCCCCAGGAGCAGTCCACCCAGCCCACCTTACGAGCACAGCCTCCCCCTGGACAG CTTCCTGCGCGCTTCCCGGCCCACTGCGGTGACCTACGCGGCACTGAGGCGCTCCCTCCAGGCCGACCGCCTGTGCCTCCTAAACCGGCACCTGGCCCTGCACCTCCGGAACCCCCGCAGTGCGGCCACCTCCCGCCCCAGCCCCTGGGTACAGAGCCTGAAGGCTGGGGAGCCGGAGGCCTGGGAGGGGACTGCCGGCCTGCTGGATCTGGTGGACATGCGCGACCCCCGGCTGGAGGGCACACTGCACCTGCTCCTGGCTCAGCAGCAGCGGCGGGCGCGGGGGGAACGGGCGAGGCCAGGGAGCCTGCATGGACCCGAGGAGACACCACTCTCCCCGCTGGCTGAGTGCCCCAAGAGCGAGGTGACCGGGGCAGCTCTGAATACAGCGGCCTTGCCTGGGGAACAGCCCCCATggcccccagccctgggcagCCCCAGGGACTTGGAGGCCAGCCCTGGGGTGCAGGACTCTGCCCCTGACAAACCCCTGGACCTCTCAGACCACGGCCGGACCCGGGACGTCCCCAAGCCCACCAGCCGGCCTGAGTCACTCAGCCCCCCAGCTGCCCACACAGGCAGCCCGGGGTCCCCACAGGATGCTGAGGCACCGGCCCAGTCCAGGCCCTCCAGCCCCCGTGAGCTCAGCAACAACCCCAAGATGGCCAGGGCGGCTGAGCCAGAGCAGCCCCTCATGCCCGCG GACCCCCTGCCTGCTCTCCCAGGGCATCTCCCCAACCTGCCCTCTCCAGGCGGAATGGGAAATGAGGCCAGAGGGAGGCTAAAGGCGCACCCTCGCCCCCAGTGGCCTGATGCCGATGGCCACCCAGGAAAAG AGCCCAGCAAGGCTGGCGTGCAGACGGCAGAGTTGGATGAGCTGAATGAATTGGACTCCTCTGACAGTGAG GTGGCCCCGAGTTCTGAGGGGAGCAGCATGCCGGGCACGCCAGGAGCAGGGCGCAGGTGCTTCTGCACCCAGGAGCATGGGCAGGGTCTGCAGCAGAAGCGGAAGCGGTCCTTGGAACCCTGGGGCAAAG CCTCCAAGAAGGCGACCCGAGGGAGAAGGAGACTGCAGGAGGCCGCTGCCACTGCTGAGGGGCCCCAGAGCCCGAGGGGCGTGGAGGACGGCAGCCCCTCGCACCGCACCGGGGGCTGGCAGCAGACCTAG
- the RBBP8NL gene encoding RBBP8 N-terminal-like protein isoform X3 has protein sequence MESFMESLNRLKDVHEKEVLGLQSKLLELNSERCRNAQRIEELFAKNHQLREQQKALKENVRVLENRDRPRPLSRGSVSDPPSPLLLPSPGSRKASTEKPTGGHEEAEDEPPSTGPRGEEKSSGYTTSPVARISPGAPRPEPRAPDMSPQHIANQLHGTIAVLRPGSRAGPADCRITDGTPPPPPRSSPPSPPYEHSLPLDSFLRASRPTAVTYAALRRSLQADRLCLLNRHLALHLRNPRSAATSRPSPWVQSLKAGEPEAWEGTAGLLDLVDMRDPRLEGTLHLLLAQQQRRARGERARPGSLHGPEETPLSPLAECPKSEVTGAALNTAALPGEQPPWPPALGSPRDLEASPGVQDSAPDKPLDLSDHGRTRDVPKPTSRPESLSPPAAHTGSPGSPQDAEAPAQSRPSSPRELSNNPKMARAAEPEQPLMPADPLPALPGHLPNLPSPGGMGNEARGRLKAHPRPQWPDADGHPGKEPSKAGVQTAELDELNELDSSDSEVAPSSEGSSMPGTPGAGRRCFCTQEHGQGLQQKRKRSLEPWGKASKKATRGRRRLQEAAATAEGPQSPRGVEDGSPSHRTGGWQQT, from the exons ATGGAGAGCTTCATGGAGTCACTGAACAGGCTGAAGGACGTCCATGAGAAAGAGGTTCTGG GCCTGCAGAGCAAGTTGCTGGAGCTGAACTCTGAGAGATGCCG GAACGCCCAGAGGATTGAGGAGCTCTTCGCCAAGAACCACCAGCTCCGGGAGCAGCAGAAGGCACTGAAGGAGAACGTGCGGGTGCTGGAGAACAG agACCGACCCAGGCCCCTGAGCAGGGGGAGCGTCTCGGATCCCCCCTCACCCCTGCTGCTCCCCTCCCCTGGCAGCCGGAAGGCCAGCACCGAGAAGCCGACAGGGGGCCACGAGGAAGCTGAGGATGAGCCCCCAAGCACAGGTCCACGGGGAGAAG AGAAGTCATCAGGGTATACGACATCTCCAGTCGCCAGAATCTCCCCGGGGGCCCCCAGGCCCGAGCCGCGGGCTCCGGACATG agCCCCCAGCACATTGCCAACCAGCTGCACGGGACCATCGCCGTGCTGCGGCCTGGGTCCCGGGCAGGCCCCGCTGACTGCCGCATTACCGATGGGACGCCCCCGCCACCCCCCAGGAGCAGTCCACCCAGCCCACCTTACGAGCACAGCCTCCCCCTGGACAG CTTCCTGCGCGCTTCCCGGCCCACTGCGGTGACCTACGCGGCACTGAGGCGCTCCCTCCAGGCCGACCGCCTGTGCCTCCTAAACCGGCACCTGGCCCTGCACCTCCGGAACCCCCGCAGTGCGGCCACCTCCCGCCCCAGCCCCTGGGTACAGAGCCTGAAGGCTGGGGAGCCGGAGGCCTGGGAGGGGACTGCCGGCCTGCTGGATCTGGTGGACATGCGCGACCCCCGGCTGGAGGGCACACTGCACCTGCTCCTGGCTCAGCAGCAGCGGCGGGCGCGGGGGGAACGGGCGAGGCCAGGGAGCCTGCATGGACCCGAGGAGACACCACTCTCCCCGCTGGCTGAGTGCCCCAAGAGCGAGGTGACCGGGGCAGCTCTGAATACAGCGGCCTTGCCTGGGGAACAGCCCCCATggcccccagccctgggcagCCCCAGGGACTTGGAGGCCAGCCCTGGGGTGCAGGACTCTGCCCCTGACAAACCCCTGGACCTCTCAGACCACGGCCGGACCCGGGACGTCCCCAAGCCCACCAGCCGGCCTGAGTCACTCAGCCCCCCAGCTGCCCACACAGGCAGCCCGGGGTCCCCACAGGATGCTGAGGCACCGGCCCAGTCCAGGCCCTCCAGCCCCCGTGAGCTCAGCAACAACCCCAAGATGGCCAGGGCGGCTGAGCCAGAGCAGCCCCTCATGCCCGCG GACCCCCTGCCTGCTCTCCCAGGGCATCTCCCCAACCTGCCCTCTCCAGGCGGAATGGGAAATGAGGCCAGAGGGAGGCTAAAGGCGCACCCTCGCCCCCAGTGGCCTGATGCCGATGGCCACCCAGGAAAAG AGCCCAGCAAGGCTGGCGTGCAGACGGCAGAGTTGGATGAGCTGAATGAATTGGACTCCTCTGACAGTGAG GTGGCCCCGAGTTCTGAGGGGAGCAGCATGCCGGGCACGCCAGGAGCAGGGCGCAGGTGCTTCTGCACCCAGGAGCATGGGCAGGGTCTGCAGCAGAAGCGGAAGCGGTCCTTGGAACCCTGGGGCAAAG CCTCCAAGAAGGCGACCCGAGGGAGAAGGAGACTGCAGGAGGCCGCTGCCACTGCTGAGGGGCCCCAGAGCCCGAGGGGCGTGGAGGACGGCAGCCCCTCGCACCGCACCGGGGGCTGGCAGCAGACCTAG